In Gemmatimonadota bacterium, the genomic stretch AAGGCCATCGGCACCGGATTCCGCAGACCGCCGGCGAACACACGGTGCCCGCTTCCATCCGGGTTGTACTCGTTGATCGCGGCCCGGCGGGGATCGTCGCCGGGCATCGCGTTCGTGGCGGACCCCACCGACACGTACAGCTTCCGCCCATCCGGCGAAAAGATCAGATTGCGCGTCCAGTGGTTGAACCCGCGCGTGCGAGCCACATCGATCCCCAGCCGCTCGGCCGTGTCCGTGTCCAGCGCGTCACTGCTGACCGGGAGATCCACCACGTGCTCGGGCGGTCCGCTCGCCTGGAGCTGACCCGGCCGGTACGCGAAGCGCACCACCGCGTCGTTGTTGCCCACGTACAGGAACCCGTCCTGGAACGCGATCCCGAAGGGACGGTTGAGCCCGCTCGCGAACGTCTCCTGGAGCTCGGCCACGCCGTCGCCGTCCGCATCGCGCAGCACCAGGATCTGGCCCTGCCCTCCGGACTCTGTCAGGAACACGTCCCCGTTCGGCGCCAGCGCCATGCGCCGCGGATACGTGAAGCCCTCCGCGAAAACGGTCACCTCGAACCCGTCCGGCACCACGAGGGCGGCGTCCGCGGGCCGCTCCACCACCTTGGGGATGGCGCGGTTCCACGGCGTCTCGAACGGCGTGGGGAGCTGCTGCACCGCCAGGGCCAGCAGCAGCGCGGGTGCGGTCAAGACACCCCCCGCACCTTCACCTCCGTCCCCAGCGTCTGCCCCTTCAGGATGGCCGGCACGCCCTCCTCCATCCACACGGGCGCGGGCGCACCCTTGAGGTAGTGGTCGAAGAACTGCTGCATGCGCAGCGCCCAGTCCTTCCGGTTCTGGTCCTGCCGCAGGCCGTGGGCCTCGCCGTTGTAGTTGAGCATCCAGACCGGCTTCTGCAGGCGCCGCATGGCCGAGAACATCTCGATGCCCTGGTACCAGGGCACCGCGCCGTCCGCATCGTTGTGCATCATCAGGAGCGGCGTCTGGATCTTGTCCACGTAGAACAGCGGCGAGTTGTGCAGATACTGCTCCGTCGCGTCCCAGGGCGTGCCGCCGATCCGGCTCTGCGTGCGCTCGTACTGGAACGCGCGGCTCATGCCGGTCTGCCAGCGGATCCCGCCGTAGGCGCTGGTCATGTTGGCCACCGGCGCGCCCGCCTCCGCCGCGGCGAACAGGTTGGTCTTGGTGATCATGTAGGCGATCTGGTAGCCACCCCAGGAGTGGCCCTGCACGCCGATCTTGTCCTCGTCCACGAAGCCCTGGGCCACCAGGTTCAGGACCCCCGGCACCACGGCGTCCAGCGCGCTCTCGCCTGGATAGCCGATCTCGTAGGGGATGTCGGGGATGAACACCAGATAGCCGCGGCTCACGAAGAACGGCACGGAGATGGACGAGCTCCCGGGCGTGGGCGAGCGGTAGTCGTACAGCCCGTCCGACATGCGCTCGTAGAAGTACACCATCATCGGGTACTGCTCGGACGCATCGAACCCGTCCGGCTTGAACAGCATGCCCTGGAGCGGCGTGCCGTCGTTGGACATCCACTCGGTCAGCTCGGCCGTGCCCCACGTGTACTGGCTCTGCTGCGGGTTGGCGTCCGTCAGCTTGACCATGTCCGTGATGGAGCCGTCCGTCACCCACAGGTCGGGGAACTCGCGGAAGTCCTCCCGGCTCACCAGCCAGCGGTCCGCGTCCTCCGCCTTGCCGCGCAGGGTGAACGACTTGTCCGCCAGCACCACGCGCGTGGGTGTCATGGCGCGGTCACTCCGGCCCTCGTAGTAGCCACCCTGCTTGGTCGTCAGGTGGAACGCATGGAGCAGGATCTCGCCCGCCGGCACCGGCTCCACGTCGGGCTGGGTGTCGGCCCAGCGGAAGCGGATGCCCGCCTCGCGCCCCTGGCCCTGCGTGAGATTCACCGTGCGTCCGCTCGCCGGCTCGAAGCGGAAGACGTCGTAGCGATCGTAGAACAGGAACGCCTGGTCATCCTCCGTCCACCCCGCGGAACCGTACGGCGGGGGCTCGTCCGGATGGTCGTCCAGCTCGTCCCAGACGGGCTCGGGCGCATCCGCGCTGGCCGTCATCGTCTCGCCGCCGGCCAGGGCCGCCGTCTTCCACTGCTTCTCGGCGCCGTCCCACCAGGTGGCCCACGTGCCGCCCGGCGAGATGCTCGCACCGCCGAAGCCCTTGATGCGCTCCGCCACCTTCCGCGAGGCACCGGTGGTCAGGTCGATCGCATACACGTCGTTGTAGCGGCCGTCCCAGGACAGCTCCTGCCGGTAGGGCACGTCCGTCACGCCGATGGCCCAGCGCGGCTCCCCCTCCTCCGCGTAGCGCACGTCCGGAATCTCGCGCGTCGCGAGCTGCACCACCCGACCCGCGTCCAGGTGCGCCACCGCGTCGTACGTGCGCTTCTTCTCCTCCTCCAACTGCACGAGCTGCATGGGCTGCAGGTACGGATCCTTCCAGTTCCAGACGTCGACGGAGACCTTGTCCTCGTCCAGGATCTCCTCGTCGGGCGCGGGCGCCGGGCGGGGCGCGGTACCGAAGTACAGGCGGTTCCCGCTTTCGGAGAAGCGCAGCGTCCCGTGCTCGCTCACCCACCAGCCGTCGGGGATGCCGCCGGTGGACGCGCTCGCCACCGTGCGGGGCGTCCAGTCCCCCGCGCTCGCGCGCTCCAGCGTGAAGGCGGGCTGCTCTGCCGCGAAGTCCGCCGCGTCCGTCAGGAACGCCACCTGCGCGCCGTCCTCGGAGAGCGCGATCTTACGGTAGTGTCCCTCGTCCGCGCGCAGCGTGTGCAGCGTCCGGTCCGGCAACGTGAGCACGTGCGCGCCGTCGCCGCTGCCGTCCTTGGTGGACGTGGTGAACGCGAGCGCCCGCCCGTTCTCGGCGAAGACGTACTCCACCACGTCCTCGTAGCGGCTTTCCTGCCCGGAGGCGAGGTCGCGCACCACCAGCGTGGCGCCCTCGTCCTTCTCGTGGTCGGGTCGGTCGGACGCCTCGTCCC encodes the following:
- a CDS encoding sorbosone dehydrogenase family protein; amino-acid sequence: MTAPALLLALAVQQLPTPFETPWNRAIPKVVERPADAALVVPDGFEVTVFAEGFTYPRRMALAPNGDVFLTESGGQGQILVLRDADGDGVAELQETFASGLNRPFGIAFQDGFLYVGNNDAVVRFAYRPGQLQASGPPEHVVDLPVSSDALDTDTAERLGIDVARTRGFNHWTRNLIFSPDGRKLYVSVGSATNAMPGDDPRRAAINEYNPDGSGHRVFAGGLRNPVPMAFHPGTGTLWTAVHERDHLGDDLAPDYVTSVVEGGFYGWPYAYIGPNPEPILNGARPDLVEKTLTPDVLLPAHAAPMGLAFYTGGQFPDGYRGSAFVALHGSINRLDLKGYSVVRIPFTDGRPSGPPEDFLTGFIVRDDEVKEVWGRPVDVLQAADGSLLVSDDAGKRVFRVRWVG
- a CDS encoding prolyl oligopeptidase family serine peptidase, encoding MTSTRPLALGLVALAASAIPVLGQQRPLEHEDVLHWNTIADPALSPDGQWLAWVLRPLEGDPTFKVRAARQGGTELALRGASPVWSSDSRFVVFEIPPVEAVLDSLKREGKKRDDLPGDSLAVADLSAVFAGGTPQVSAVTRLGAAQDFKVAEDGAWVAWRVEPEGDSAEGRGAAREEAEAGDEASDRPDHEKDEGATLVVRDLASGQESRYEDVVEYVFAENGRALAFTTSTKDGSGDGAHVLTLPDRTLHTLRADEGHYRKIALSEDGAQVAFLTDAADFAAEQPAFTLERASAGDWTPRTVASASTGGIPDGWWVSEHGTLRFSESGNRLYFGTAPRPAPAPDEEILDEDKVSVDVWNWKDPYLQPMQLVQLEEEKKRTYDAVAHLDAGRVVQLATREIPDVRYAEEGEPRWAIGVTDVPYRQELSWDGRYNDVYAIDLTTGASRKVAERIKGFGGASISPGGTWATWWDGAEKQWKTAALAGGETMTASADAPEPVWDELDDHPDEPPPYGSAGWTEDDQAFLFYDRYDVFRFEPASGRTVNLTQGQGREAGIRFRWADTQPDVEPVPAGEILLHAFHLTTKQGGYYEGRSDRAMTPTRVVLADKSFTLRGKAEDADRWLVSREDFREFPDLWVTDGSITDMVKLTDANPQQSQYTWGTAELTEWMSNDGTPLQGMLFKPDGFDASEQYPMMVYFYERMSDGLYDYRSPTPGSSSISVPFFVSRGYLVFIPDIPYEIGYPGESALDAVVPGVLNLVAQGFVDEDKIGVQGHSWGGYQIAYMITKTNLFAAAEAGAPVANMTSAYGGIRWQTGMSRAFQYERTQSRIGGTPWDATEQYLHNSPLFYVDKIQTPLLMMHNDADGAVPWYQGIEMFSAMRRLQKPVWMLNYNGEAHGLRQDQNRKDWALRMQQFFDHYLKGAPAPVWMEEGVPAILKGQTLGTEVKVRGVS